The sequence below is a genomic window from Lolium perenne isolate Kyuss_39 chromosome 4, Kyuss_2.0, whole genome shotgun sequence.
tatgtatgtgcatggtcatgctctctttatttgtcaattgcccaactgtaatttgttcacccaacatgctgttcgtcttatgggagagacacctctagtgaactgtggaccccggtccaattctctttcttgaaatacaatctactttgcaatacttgttctcttgttttcgcaaacaatcatcttccacacaatacggttaactctttgttacagcaagccggtgagattgacaacctcactgtttcgttggggcaaagtactttggttgtgttgtgcaggttccacgttggcgccggaatccctggtgttgcgccgcactacatcccgccgccatcaaccttcaacgtgcttcttggctcctcctggttcgataaaccttggtttctttacgaggaaaacttgctgctgtgcgcatcataccttcctcttggggttgcccaacgaacgtgtgaaatacacgccatcaagctctttttctggcgccgttgccggggaactgaagaaaagctacaccacagagaattgcctcccacggcaacagctctttttctggcgccgttgccggggagatcaagacacgctgcaaggggagtctccacttctcaatctctttactttgtttttgtcttgcttagttttatttactactttgtttgctgcactaaatcaaaatacaaaaaaattagttgctagttttactttattttgctatcttgtttgctatatcgaaaacacaaaaaaattagtttacttgtatttactttatctagtttgctttatttactactactaaaatgagtaatcctgaagttgaagttcgcacgtttaagcaacgagggggagaatgtttgagagatgcttggtatagaattagcgatgctcataatagatgcactaagaagcactccaccattattttactcaggaatttttatgttggtatctctagctggaatagatatgttcttgatagtctcgcaaaaggtgacttcctaagtactcctgcattagaagctagttgcattattgagagcttatttggaataccccctgttgataaagttaaaactgaaatctctcttgaagatgttatgaaaaaattggaaaccatagagaaaatttttccaagtattgaagctaaattggaaatattacttgataaaactgatgaacttgataaatccttaggaggaattgatgaaagaattagtgtcctaggaactaatgctgtccatgatgatcaaatcaataggattgacgaacttgaaaaagctatgggaaccctgggttcaacattttcttctcttaaatataaggagaaagcttatgtgggtaaggagcaaaagtttatgtatgtctctaaagtgcctagaccaaagaagtattattataggcctaaaattgacaaagcccttagtaccactatggatgggggagctcatgataacaatgcaccatctcttgataatacttgatacacactttctgcgcctagctgaaaggcgttaaagaaaagcgcttatgggagacaacccatgtttttacctacagtactttatttttattttgtgtcttggaagttgtttactactgtagcaacctctccttatcttagttttgtgttttgttgtgccaagttaagccgttgatagaaaagtaagtactagatttggattactgcacagttccagatttctttgctgtcacgaatctgggtccacctccctgtaggtagctcagaaaattaagccaatttacgtgcatgatcctcagatatgtacgcaactttcattcaatttgagcattttcatttgagcaagtctggtgccattttaaaattcgtcaatatgaactgttctgttttgacagattctgccttttatttcgcattgcctctttcgctatgttggatgaatttctttgatccactaatgtccagtagcattatgcaatgtccagaagtgttaagaatgattgtgtcacctctgaatatgtcaatttatattgtgcactaaccctctaatgagttgtttcgagtttggtgtggaggaagttttcaaggatcaagagaggagtatgatgcaacatgatcaaggagagtgaaagctctaagcttggggatgcacccggtggttcacccctgcatatatcaagaagactcaagcgtctaagcttggggatgcccaaggcatccccttcttcatcgacaacattatcaggttcctccctgaaactatatttttattccatcacatcttatgtgctttttcttggagcgtcggtttgtttttgttttttgttttgtttgaataaaatggatcctagcattcactttatgggagagagacacgctccgctgtagcatatggacaagtatgtccttggtttctactcatagtattcatggcgaagtttctccttcgttaaattgttatatggttggaattggaaaatgatacatgtagtaattgctataaatgtctagggtaatgtgatacttggcaattgttgtgctcatgattaagctcttgcatcatatgctttgcacccattaatgaagaaatacatagagcatgctaaatttggtttgcatatttggtttctctaaggtctagataatttctagtattgagtttgaacaacaaggaagacggtgtagagtcttataatgttttcaatatgtcttttatgtgagttttgctgcaccggttcatccttgtgtttgtttcaaataagccttgctagcctaaaccttgtatcgagagggaatacttctcatgcatccaaaatacttgagccaaccactatgccatttgtgtccaccatacctacctatactacatggtattttccgccattccaaagtaaattgcttgagtgctacctttaaaattccatcattcacctttgcaatatatagctcatgggacaaatagcttaaaaactattgtggtattgaatatgtaattatgcacttgatctcttattaagttgctagttgtgcgataaccatgttcactggggacgccatcaacttttcattgttgaatttcatgtgagttgctatgcatgtccgtcttgtctgaagtaagagagatctaccaccttatggttaagcatgcatatgttagagaagaacattgggccgctaactaaagccatgatccatggtggaagtttcagttttggacaacaatcctcaaatctcaaatgagaaaattattaattgttgttatatgcttatgcataaaagaggagtccatcatctgttgtctatgttgtcccggtatggatgtctaagttgaagaataatcaatagcaagaaatccaatgcgagctttctccttagacctttgtacaggcggcatagaggtacccctttgtgacacttggtaaaaacaatgcattgtgatgacccggtagtccaagctaattaggacaaggtgcgggcactattagtacactatgcatgaggcttgcaacttataagatataatttacatgatgcatatgctttattactaccgttgacaaaattgtttcatgttttcaaaatcaaagctctagcacaaatatagcaatcgatgcttttcctctatggaggactattcttttactttcaatgttgagtcagttcacctatctctctccacctcaagaagcaaacacttgtgtgaactgtgcattgattcctacatatttgcttattgcacttattatattactctatgttgacaatatccatgagatatacatgttacaagttgaaagcaaccgctgaaacttaatcttcttttgtgttgcttcaatgcctttactttgaattattgctttatgagttaactcttatgcaagacttattgatgcttgtcttgaagtgctattcatgaaaagtctttgctatatgattcacttgtttactcatgtcatatacattgtttcgatcgctgcattcactacatatgctttacaaatagtatgatcaagattatgatggcatgtcactccagaaattatctcgtgttatcgctttactgctcgggacgagcagaactaagcttggggatgctgatacgtctccgacgtatcgataatttcttatgttccatgccacattattgatgttatctacatgttttatgcacactttatgtcatattcgtgcattttacggaactaacctattaacaagatgccgaagtgccgattctgtttttctcgctgtttttggtttcgtaaatcctagtaaggaaatattcgcggaattggacgaaatcaaagcccaggggcctattttctcacgaagcttcccgaagtccgaaggagagacgaagaggggccacggaggggccacaccatagggcggcgcggcccccccttggccgcgccggcctgtagtgtggggcccccgtgccgcctcttgacctgcccttccgcctacaaatagcctccgtgacgaaacccccagtaccgagaaccacgatacggaaaaccttcccggagacgccgccgccgccgatcccatctcgggggatccaggagatcgcctccggcaccctgcccggagaggggaatcatctccggaggactctacgccgccatggtcgcctccggtgtgatgtgtgagtagtctacccctggactatgggtccatagcagtagctagatggttgtcttctccccattgtgctatcattgtcggatcttgtgagctgcctaacatgatcaagatcatctatgtaattctatatgttgcgtttgttgggatccgatgaatagagaatacttgttatgttgattatcaaagttatgctatgtgttgtttatgatcttgcatgctctccgttactagtagatgctctggccaagtagatgcttgtaactccaagaggagtacttatgctcgatagtgggttcatgcctgcattgacaccgggacaaagtgacagaaagttctaaggttgtgttgtgctgttgccactagggataaaacattagtgctatgttcaaggatgtagtcactggttacattacgcaccatacttaatgcaattgtctgttgtttgcaacttaatactggagggggttcggatgataacctgaaggtggactttttaggcatagatgcagttggatgacggtctatgtactttgtcgtaatgcccaattaaatctcactatactcatcatgatatgtatgtgcatggtcatgctctctttatttgtcaattgcccaactgtaatttgttcacccaacatgctgttcgtcttatgggagagacacctctagtgaactgtggaccccggtccaattctctttactgaaatacaatctactgcaatacttgttctactgttttctgcaaacaatcatcttccacacaatacggttaactctttgttacagcaagccggtgagattgacaacctcactgtttcgttggggcaaagtactttggttgtgttgtgcaggttccacgttggcgccggaatccctggtgttgcgccgcactacatcccgccgccatcaaccttcaacgtgcttcttggctcctcctggttcgataaaccttggtttctttctgagggaaaacttgctgctgtgcgcatcataccttcctcttggggttgcccaacgaacgtgtgaaatacacgccatcacccccCCTTCCATGTTTGTATATATGTAACTGTTTCACCCCAGTTTAATGCATTAAGTCAGTAGGGTTTCTCACCCTActgtccaaggtttcaaaaaaaaaaaaacgtacaTATATTTTCGAGCCCTCAACACTGGAATCAGATCTTCACGTGGAACTAGTGCCTCCCCTTTTATTTTCACTCCACTCAATGCCATCGATCTCCTGGAACGAGTGCTTCTCCTAGAACAAGTGAAGTGTGCATAAATTGCAAAGATTGTGTGTACGGGCATATGCACACAACATATTTAAGTTGGATGACAGAGGTAGAGGACAAGGCAAAAAAAAGAGACACACGTCAATAATATATGAATAAGACATGCAGTGATAATTCAAATCATTGTCACTCTACATTTTATTCCATCACAATCCAACACTGCATGCATAAGACAAGAACTtcattttattccatcacatgaaTGATTCTTGCAGTTGCACATTGATACATACGATAAAGAGGAGAAGTTTATTCATCGTATTCCAACACATTGCCAGTGATAGAGAGAAGAATTGCATTGCACATTGCAGAATCTGCTACACACATTGTCACTGGCCATTAGACAAATCCTTACGTAATCAAAGCAACTACACCATAGATAATTGCACGTATAAATACAACTATGACAATACCTAGTTCCTTCGAGTATCCCTTGCTCTCATCTCAAATCTGTGAATCTTCTCCATCCTTTTCTTCTCCTTTTTCATCCGTTTGGCATGCAGCTCTAATTTTGCCACTTTCTTTTGAAGAAATTCATCTGCAGTTTTTGATGCATCTCCTCCAGATTTTTTCTGCAACACCTTATCTGCATACAACTTCTTTGCAACTTCAGTGCTCGATTCCTTTGTCGCAACATCGCCAGGGAAAGTGGCATCATCAGCACACTGGCAATCCATGTAAAGCGCCTCACCAGCAATTGCCCAACACTCTTCGTCACCACCGCCAGCGATGGCAGCTCTCCTCGCTCCATGGAAGGTGAGCTCAACCTGCAACCCCATCATCCCCGCTCCACCTCCTGCATAGCACCACCTCAGGCGTCGGTCCGCCCCGCCACCTCTCTCTCTCGCTCGTCCTGCCACACTGCCGCTCTCTCTCGTCCTGCCAGATTTAGGAATTAGAGACAACACGGAAATGGGAAAGTGCCAATAGTTGGATGAGAAAGGGATAGGACAAATTGAGAAATTACGGAAAGGCGAGGGGTTATGAGAAAAatcaccaaaccgggtccaaattgCCACGTGGCAGCCAATAGAGAGCCAAAACAACAAAACGGAGATCAGAGTTATAGCTCAGTTCTCATATTTTTCTTACAAATACCTAATAGAAAATAAAGATTAAAATTATACCTTATTCTGCAACGAACGAGGTGAATAGGTGAATATCAATTAAAAACATAACATCTTCGTAAATACATAAGTGATAAATGCAAGGGCCATCTTGCTAATTTATAGATATTTTCCATACACCTTGACAAAGTTTGTAAAGTATGACTTCGACCGAGACTTAACGGTCTCAGATCAGTTTTCTCACACAGTCCACTAGCACATGATCGTCTTTTGACCTACAAACCAACTTGGATGCGGAACAACATAAATAAGTCTTGAtctaaaaaaataaacaagtcCTTCTGTGAAGGGAAAAAAATACATTTTTCCAAATGCCAAAAATTAGCTGGTGGAGTGTCGTCCGAAGAAGCTCGCTAGTCTTGGTGGCGGCACAACCTTGCCAAGGCAAGACATGCACTCAAATTGTGTGGCTTCCAACATTGCACAACACGCGGATCATCGGCTAATTGCCTTCCTGGAACCGTTTTCGCTTCGTCTTCTCCCGGGCGCCAGGCGGCGGCAATTCCCTCCGATCTCCACCAGTGAGAGCCCTGTTCCCTTCTCCCTCCACATGCCGCTCCGCCGGTAGGAGGGAGGGGGCCTCGTTCCTTCGTTTTGTAGTTAGGATTTGCCTGTTGTGGTGCGTCATTGGGGTGGTGGGAGTGGCACCCGGGCCAATAATTTTGTCCCAAATCCACTCCCACACCGGCGGCGACCTTCACGGCGGCGTTAGGAGTTGATGGCAGCGTGTGCTTAGCGATCCTTCAGATCGTCAACAAGGTCTTCTCGTCGTTCTTTAGATCTGGCGAGATCTGTTTCTCGACGTGTCGCTGCCGTTCGTTGTTATCTATGGCGGCGCTGGGGACCGGGGCGAGGTGGATGCTCTGGAGTGAGGATATTGGTCCGGAGGTGGTGGATCTGGCGCTATTCCCCGACTTCGTCGACGAGATGCGGTGGATCTTGGTCCAAGAAAGCATGGTGACATCCCCCGGTCGACGTGCCACAATGACATGTGCCTCGCTGCTTGCTGCGGGCCTAttcatcgactcacaaagcctCGTTAGAGATGGCGCTTATTTGGATCTGGCAATGGTGGAGGCTCGACGTCTTTTCCAACGTGCGTCCATGCCGCGTTGGAGTTTTGCGGCGGCTGCTAGTTTCGGCGAGTTCAAGAAACCCTAAGGATGGTCGACGTGCCACAGCGACATGTGCCCTATTCATCCACTCACAAAGCCTCGTTAGAGATGGTGCTTATTTGGGTCTAGCAATGGTGGAGGCTCGACGTCTTTTCCAACGTGCGCCCATGCGGCGTTAGAGTTTTGCGGCGACTGCTAGTTTCGGCGAGTGCAGGAAACCCTAAGGATGGTTCTATATTTTTCTATCCTTTAGAGTTCTATCTGCAAAGTTTTCAGGAAATCCATTTTCTCCTGGTCTCTCTTTTAGTTTCCACATTTTTGTGTTCATGTAACATGTTTTTAATGAAATATGTGGCTGCTCTAAAAAAAACGCGGATCATCCAAAACTGTCTAGGTTAAACCGTTAAATCGTTAAATTCAGGCAAGGAAAGCTCACACATTTTTCTTCAGAGGTAGGACGCTCACACACTAGTGCTTTAGAAAAAGTGTGCTCACACATTAGTAATGCATCCATCCATCCACGACGGGCTGCATAAATGGATCCATGGAGAGCAAGCCAATCAGCTAGGCACTCTGTCTCTCGGAGTCTCGGGAGGCACGAACAATGGGCCTCTctcgcctcctcctcctcagtctAATCGCCTCCGCGGCCGTGAGCACCTTCGCGGCGCAGTCCGATCCAGCTTCGCCAGTGTGCAACCTCAGCATCGTCGCCGCAAAACTGGCGCGCCACTGCCAGTCCGACCCCGACGTGCCTAGCTTCCTTCTCAGTCCCACCGCGCAGTGCTGCGAGGCGCTGGTGGGCTCtctgcctgcgcaggaagagatgGCCTTCTCGTGCCTCTGTCGTGTGGTGGCCGAGCCTGAGCCACCGCTCATCACCGCCAAACTCGACGCCAACCGCCTCTTCGCACTCTACCGCGGCTGCGGCAAAGGCAACGTCGGCAGCCCCAACTTCGGCAGCTGGTACTGTCAAGGTATACACGCAGTTCCTCTCCTCGTCAACGTTCCCCATCGGTTCAGTTTTCTCAGTTTTTATTGCCCTCGCGAGTTCCTCATTGCCATTTTTCTCTGGTTAATTAGTGGAGAAGACAGGGGACATTCCCACGGCGGCGTGCGACGCGGCCAACCTCGCCACCCTGGTGTCACAGTTCTGCATGATAGACAAGCGCCCTGATGACTGCTGCATGGCAGTGGTGGCCGCCGTTGGACTCACTGGCACCCCACCCTGCCTCTGCCGCGTCGCGGCAGAGCCGCAGCTCGCCGCAACGGGCCTCAGCATCACCGGCATCCTCGAGATCTACGCGGGCGTCTGCCGAGGCCGGCAGCCTGTAGGCCCGCACCTCGCCGACGGCTGTAAAGGTTGGCACCTCCCGGCCCCTGACACAACGGCTGCCGTCCTGCCGCGGCCGCGTGCCACGACGGCGGCATCGGCGTCGTGCAAGCCCGAGGCCCTCGCTTACTTGATGGTCTTGTATGTGTACAAGGATCGCACCGTGCAGAGCTGCAAGGACCTGGTGGCCTCCGTCGACCTCGGCGGCGGCGTCCCGTGCCTGTGTCGCACGGAGGTCGAGTACTTTACCATGAGCGCGGGGCTCAAAGCCACGGACCTCCTCGCGATATACAATGCCTGTGGAGGACTCCGCCTCGGAGGGGCCGACCACAAGGCCGCCGCCGCATCATGTGAAGGTATGCTATCCACTCTGCCCGTGCTCATGTAGGAATTAGGATTCTGCTATGTTTCATCGACTGAAACTGTTCATTTGTTTTGTGTCGTGCAGGCTATGGACTACCGCCTCCCACCCCGACGCAGGAGCACGGCGGTGATGCCATCCACATCGGGCCGGACGCTCTGCCGGAGACAGCTACGGCTTGATTTCGTTGTGTTTGGAGTAGGGATCCAGGCGGTGAATTTAGGATCCAGTTCGTAGTTGATAATAATGCAGTAACGCTCTTCGAGATTTGATTTCAGATCGTAAGTGCTATGTGTATGTCGATATGTCTCCTGGATCATAGTTTCTGCGACGTACCGCGTACGTCCACGGTTTGTGGTCCGATCACGTTCCCGATGCCAGCCGAATATCCAAGGAAAACATTCCATCTTTTGGTTTCTCTGGCAGCTCATCCTTTGTATGAACTGAACGCGTGGAAATCCCGTTCTTGCAAAGTGGCGCAAATCACAAACTGTATGTCCCAAGTAAAACTTTCGTTGCAACGGACTCCATGTACGAGAATCATATGTTTGTAACCAGTACGGTTCTCAACATCTGACCCATCCATTTTAGGTTTGACAGGATCATATGTATATGTAACCACTGCGGTTCCCAACATCTGACCCATCCATTTCCAGTTTGAGATCCGATATTTAAGTAGAATTCTAAATTTTGTAACTTAGTATGCAATCTACGCATTTTTGTACAAACCACAAATGTTATTATACATTATTTGATTTTTAACATTCCCATACACATTTCTAAATATATGGCGCTTACACTTCACCAAAAATATTTGGCGCTTACCAGCCTTAACCATGGACACATCATTTTTGGTGGTTTCCTAACACCACACTTAATTCTAACTCTGAAAAAGCTACCAGATAAATCATTGGACCTATTCCCTGCAGCTATCACCTCACCCACCTTCGATGCCAAGGATTCCAACATCGGTTTGAAACCATATGGCATGTCATGTATCTGAATCCATATTTTGAAGGTGTTCAGCGCAATCTCCAAAGGTTTAGTGAAGCCATCATATAGTGCAAGGAGCACCGTGTGTCCCCTAAAACTCCATGGACCTCCGTCCATATATAACCTTGTCCTAGTCGCCAAGGCATGAAACTTTTTTTTAAAGCATATACAATAGGGAAGACCCCTACTGCTTCATTTTTCATTATATATCGGAACCAGCAAATAATTACAAAAGAGGATAAAACAGAATCCTCTCAAAGAgaaaagaaggaaaagaagaagagagagaaaggaaaaaagaaagcaaGTCCTTTACAAACTATCTATCCATTGCTGCATTCCCTCTTTCAGACTCGGTTTTGCTCTATGCATAACTAGAGCAAAATATTCTTTGAACATACCAAAACATGTCTCTTGACTTCTGCCTTCATTATCAAATATAATTCTATTTCTGTGATTCCATAGACTCCAAGCCCCTATGATAAGAATTTCCTTGAAACATATACCACCATGTCTCTCTTTTCATCTTTGAGCATATCAATAAGAGCTAGGTTAGTATTCCATTCATAGCCGAGTCTCCACCAGAAATTCTGGCTGAAATCACATGAGAAAAAAAGATGCAGAAGAGATTCATTTGGTTCATCATCACATATCACACAACAACTGTCTTCTACATAGAAGTGTTTTCTAGTCATCAGATCCTTGGTTTTTAGCCTATCCAGAAGAAGCAGCCAAAAAAAGAATTTCTGTTTGGATAAGCAACATGATTTCCAGATCCACTTGAAAGGACTAGGGGCCTCAGGAAATTCAGATATACTTTCATATACCTTTTTTGTGTTGTACTTTCCTCCTCCTCCCCATGTAAGATTCCAAATATCATTACCTAGATTCATGTTTATCGGCTCCATTGCAGAAACTAATTCGTGACATTGATCATGAGCAATGGTAGATAAGGGCAAGTGAAACATGTCAAAGATATTTGATTCACTGTATACCTTTGCTTGGTTAATAGATAAATCTGTATTTTTGGCAAAAGAATGAAGCTGTGGGTATTTCAGTTTGGGAAATTCATCTAACCACTTATCATTCCATAAGAGAGTGGAGTTTCCAGATTTAACTTGAGGTGCATCAATTGATTTGAACGTACCAATTAACTCAGTACAATCCTTCCACCGGAAAGAGCCCTTACTGCTTTTTTCTTGTGGTATTTTCCCATCACTATAGTATGCTTCCCACAGTAGCTTGACCCAGGGGATATCTTTTTTGTTGAAGAACTTGAACAAGAATTTTATGAGTAGAGCTTGATTCTGTTTTCTTAGATTTAACATTCCAAGTCCTCCATTTTTCTTTGGCATGCAAACTAGATCCCATTTTGCCAGACATTTCCCTCTCTTGTGAATGTCTTTGTCATTCCATAAGAAAGTTCTACAAGATTTTTCCACATGG
It includes:
- the LOC139830882 gene encoding uncharacterized protein produces the protein MGLSRLLLLSLIASAAVSTFAAQSDPASPVCNLSIVAAKLARHCQSDPDVPSFLLSPTAQCCEALVGSLPAQEEMAFSCLCRVVAEPEPPLITAKLDANRLFALYRGCGKGNVGSPNFGSWYCQVEKTGDIPTAACDAANLATLVSQFCMIDKRPDDCCMAVVAAVGLTGTPPCLCRVAAEPQLAATGLSITGILEIYAGVCRGRQPVGPHLADGCKGWHLPAPDTTAAVLPRPRATTAASASCKPEALAYLMVLYVYKDRTVQSCKDLVASVDLGGGVPCLCRTEVEYFTMSAGLKATDLLAIYNACGGLRLGGADHKAAAASCEGYGLPPPTPTQEHGGDAIHIGPDALPETATA